TCACATAGCATGCTCACTGCTTCTTTGGGCCTGtttggaaaacaaacaacactAAAAAAATAGAACGTTGGTTACAAAAATAAGTATAACATTCAATACTTTGATTGtctttttaaaatctatttattttctgcatatGTAGATGACTTTTAAAGATTTCAAGAGCATAATGTTGAAGGTGCACAATTATCTTTTTTTActggtttcttcttttttttttttgtcatttgttttgttttcaacatcttaacatgaaaataaaatattggtcCACAAAGTATAACTGTGCGGTCTCAAGTGCTTttgtacaaaaagaaaaaaaaaacgatattattattattaaaatattcattttaatggcTTTACTTCATACATAAATACATGTTGAAAGAACACAGGCGCAATCCACTGGTTGGTCAGATATATCTGAATGACTTCGATTTAACGACTGGATGTATATACACAGGAGAGCAGTTTGATCGCCTTAACAGCGCTACAAATAGGCAAGCCGGCGTCCTTTGTTCCTAACTCTCTGTCTGTACCTTCTACCCAGAACCGCTGCCAGGTATTTCTGCACGGCCATCTGCTTTCTATAGCGACTGTAGCTGTCAGTGAAGATGCCATCTGAATGTCTTTTGGATAAGGGCTCTGACTCTTCCTCCATGCTGTTGtcgtcactgaaaaaaaaattgcagaaaaaaaataataatagtaacatTAGTTAAAGCTGCGACATCTTGACAGATTTATGTTCCTTTTGATGTGGCATTTCAACTTTGGCAATCTCACCATCTCGCCTACAGTCTTAATAATGCATTTATAGgccttttgttttgctttttcgttgtggaaaaaaaagctttcaggAAAGATTCAATGACTTAAGCGTTTTGGAAACGTtatcaaatattaatttatatCCCTTTGCATATTCTGACGCGTGcaatttttttctccccattaATAGTTAGGAAAACAAAATCAATTTATAGGTAAGACATAGGTTACAACTCACACTCTATTTTAGTCTCAAAAAAACTGACCCTTACTCTTAGAGGGCATTAATTGTAAACGCAATGCCACGCCCCATcaaaaacagaaccaaaaaCGTGGAATGAAAATGTCAAGACGTTTTATACAGGggtaacaaaaattaaaattaaaccacgcacataaaatgacagacagTGATACAGCAGCCTGAACTTGAGCAgcgcagaaacataaaaaaaaaaagaaaaaaagaaagatgactGCAGTTGAACGCTAATAAGAAATGCCCTTACCCTGCACGAATTGTCATCAGAGAATGCAGATAATGTCTCGCTGTTAACTGACCCAGGATCTCCCTCAAGGCTCTATCTAATTCTTCCTCAGCATGCCTTTCTGGTCTGAGATGATAAAACGCCAAAACACATAGATCATCAGtgactaaaaataaagaaataaaaagcgCAGACAGAAATGATCCAAAGTAGCCTAAAATGTTCCCACCCACCCGCAGGTGCAATATAACATCAGGAACAATAAATCGGAGCTTCGGAGCTtttcaaagaaacaaacacacaaaaaacaaataaaaaaaaacataggcTATCCTTTCCATATCTGCCAAccgtttcttttcttttcttttttttaatcttgatcATCAACAGCAGGGAATTAACATTTTAGGCTACTCGGTATGAAAATAACACAGGACAAATAACATGAGAAACTCTGGGGAAAATAAAGCAAGCAAACATTATAGCAAACAGCAACAAAGTCATTAAATTGGAATCCAGTCCAAGGCTTTGGCTGTGATACGAAGGCGCATTTACCTCTTCTCTTGTGGGTAGTATAGAGTGTACGCGTCGTCGTTTAAAGATGGTGGGCTTCGTATAGCAATCTGATCGCTATCAAAACCCATGTCGGATAACGAATTCCCATCCTCATCGAAGGCATCGTTTTCAAGTCTGCAAAAGCAAGAACATTCATCACAATTTTGATCAATGCACATGTGGGACGCAAGAGTGAAAGGATGCCAAATGTCTGCATCTACCTTTAAAAACAGTGGGAGGCTAAATGCAACGGAAAAGCATgaaaacgaaaagaaaaaacgGAGCCTTTTATGagtaaaaaaatagataaataaaaccagaaaaCGAGTAATTTAAATTTTGTGGAAAAGTATGACTTAAATCTATTAAATACGcgctgctttctttctttaaataatttttctttctgtaaaatctggggtttttttctaaTTCCAACTTGATGCTGCCAGCTCCAGacttattaattatttaaaactcGAAACAATGGGTGTGAAAATGATCACATTTAGTGTAGGTGTGGagccaaaaaaaatttttttagagAATTCAGAAAATAccagtaaaataaattaataaataattgaatCAACGAGAGCCACGCCCAAATGATGGATATGTttttcctgaagaaaaaaaaaaaaaaagaagactaaATCTTAAATGGATAAAGCTCTCCTATTCGTTTCGCCTCGCCTCTCCTGGTGACGCCAGTCCACCGTCATCCCGAGGGCTATCCATTGCATCGACTGCATTCtcatttttaataaggggaGTTCCATGAACCGTCCCACTGGACAGATACTCCTGTGCAATTTCAATACTCATTCCACACTAGACTTGCATTCGATTGTTTAAATGTCTGCATTTCCTTCTATTATTATGCTTAACTCTAAGATTTTAAAACTGCGCTCAGAGTTTGCGCGCCATGACGCACATTTATTGGAAATAAAGTGCACAAATTTAAATCTCTTTTGGATAAATCGCAACAAATAATAGCAGCATAAAGCGGAAATTTGGTGCTGAGAagcattttaaatgaaagctgAACAGAAAAGACAACAATAGCTAGCGATAAACCAAAAACCTACCTAATCTTAGGGTAACTTAGTCCGATAGGTGTGCAGAAGACGCTGTAGTGCATAAAGATCCCGTAGATGAGCAAGATTAAAGTCGCTTTACTCGAACTGGCCATGCTGTTAGAAGatgaaaaacagacacattaaACAGAGCAGTAACTTGACAATAAtacaagtttttttcttttttctttttctgttctaTCAAAATCACAAGGTGGTGCTACTTTATCACTACAAACTAAAAAGATGGATCGAATATAAACTTGTTTGAATGAACAGGATTAAAATAGCGTCCACTGGCttttaccaaaaacaaaaaagggggGATGGGGGgtattttctgtttcattcacCTCATCTTGTAAAAGTTTAACTGCGGTATAGACACAAATCCTCTCTGTTCAGCGCCAAAGTagctaaaaaattttttaaaaagatgcagAGCTCCACTCAGTTCAAAAAAAGAGAACGATTTCCATTACTTTATCTTGCTCTGGAGCATGAATTTCTCCGAGTTGTAAGACAGTCCGCAGAAAAAGCACATACCTATAGCAGGAAAGCAGAGAGAATGCTGTGTTGTAGGTTGTGATCCGGGCGCGGCTGAggcagtgcgtgtgtgtgtgtgagtgtgtgtgtgtgagtgagtgagtgagtgagaaagaaagagagacggTATCTTTCTCACGGCACTTCTTTCCTGGCTGAAGCGCCTCCGTCGTCTCCTTATGTTCCCCTCAGCGCAGCCTATCTTACTTTTATGCACAATTAATAGGACTCAACCAGTCGCCAAGGCAAACAAAAAACTCGGTGGGAAAGTGCGCTGTCTGTTCGTCTACATATCGTTGCTCTAAACTTTTGTCCTGTGCTGTGATTGCCTTGGATTTTTATCCATGTATCGCAAGCCttgcccccctcctcctcctcgtcctccccctcctccctccaATAAGTCACATTAAGGATGCTATAGACGTCATCAAGTCTTCCTCCCGGAATATAATAGTACAGTTCCTTCCTCATCGATGCATCCGTCAGACTCACCCCCACCTCCCTCCGAAGATGGAAGTTTACTTTcaaactttcttcttttttttaaaaaaaagagagtgagaaagagagagacagagagagagagacgcttGTGAATGCATACATGAAATCACGAAGTTTTGATGTGACGGCCGGTACAAACCAGTTCGTCCACGCCATAGCCAAGATtgcacgattttttttttttttaaatctcacgTCACCAATAGGTTAATTACGCTTCAGTGATTAAGCCTGATCTGGGAAGTGGTGATGGTGGTTTCATATGACTTGATGGTTTTGATGGAAGGTGATCAGGCTTCCGATGACCAAGTTCAAGGCCCCTGGGGAGTTAGGAGCTGTCCAGTACTGAAATGACTCGTCTCAAATTGCGGCTTTCAGACTTTACATTCACTTTTTGTTCTAATCATTTACAATAATTGCTCACTGGATATCAAGGGGTGGCTTTAATGGCCGTGCAATAAGAACGCTAAGGTCTAAACCTAACCTCTGGATTGTTGAAATAAACGAGGCACATAATCTGATTTGAACAAGGGCTGGTGACGCAGGATGCTGGTTCACTCTACGTGGCCTAATAAACGATTCCTATTTTTCCAGCATTGTTCTCAAATGATCTATATTATTAGAATGTGCTGActgatatgtttaaaaaaaaacgtgaaaaaCCTTGTAACAGTAGCCTGTTATGTGTAGGGTTAGGGTATGTATATAACTTCTTGTGTAAATAACTAAGAAAAAGTCGGGTCAAATTATTTCCACCCATAGGGGAGTGATGACGCCTAATTTTGAGCTCACGGGGAGTAAGTTGAACCTTTCTATAGCTGCAGCTTCTCAGCAATATGCGCTTCATTATTTGCTAATGCCGCAGTCAGATGATTAGAGTAAACTTGGCATTCATTTTACTGCATACATGAGACTTTTCATTTTAGGGAGTGGACGCCTGTCTAGCAAACTAAATATTTTTCGCGAGGACTCGTAATATTCACCGAATGGGGGTCAGGAGCTGATTTCGGTTTAACTCTGTACTCCCCCACCCGAAATAGATCTATAGCTCACCAACCAACTGAAGAGTTTGCCAAAGAGGAGAGACAAAGACATTCACGTCAGTGTTTTGTTTACTCTGACGCAATATGACGAAGAGAGCCAGTCACTGCAGGAGGGGGGCTATCCAGAACTTCTTCTTGATTCATATGAAGAGCACAACTTAAAGCACATATGTTTCAACTGGAGCAGACTTCTAATATTAAGCCGAGTACAGCAGGTAGAGATGTAGTTCGATAGCCTGAGCAAACGGCGCCATCAAGAGGACAGAGGAGAAATACGCCGAGCCAGTATGCCGAAGTTTAGTCATCATCAGCAaggcacgggggggggggggggggggggggtgactggAGTAAATTCTCACACAAATAATTAATCTTCATACGGTGTTAGTTAGTGAAAGAGCTCAACTGAAAGCACCATTTAGAGTTCATGTGATTTCATGTGATAACATCATAACTGTGATGACAGTTTTGCATGTTAAAATGCAGACAAATGACACAGCGACTCCTGCGTGAAACAGTTGGGCTTAAATCTCATTGGACCCAGTGAAGGTGTCATTATGAAGGTTCATAAAGGTCATTTTCCCTACATGGTTGACCCATTAATTCAAGTATCTGCAGGCTCTTGCAGCCTCTTTTTCAAAAATATAATCTGTAAGTCATAATCAGCTGCTAAACATCTCCCATCAGAACAAGAAACAAAGACGACCATGGAAAAAGACTACATACTTATTCAGCGGATTTTCTGCAGGTGATTCTGTCTGAGTTGCCATGTATGAAAGATCTAAAGTGcccaaattacaaaaaagatcaagaaaaaaaggaatacaTTATACAGGCTTGAGACAGATTTCCTTTCAGTCCATGTTTACgtatgatgatgataatgacatgagaaatatttttatccTTTCATTACAGCAGttgaaatgatgatttaatcatttaatcatcatcataataTCATCCCAATTGCAAAAACGTGGGATTCtgtgaaaattttaaataaaaacagaattcactGATTTGcaaaactcatattttattcacaacagaacatagaaaaaagaacaaatgttgAAACTGAGACACTGTagtctttcattaaaaaaatagctaattttgaatttgattgcAACACAGCTCAAAAAAGTTGTAACAAGGCCaagtttaccactgtgtagtatcctgtcttcttttaacaacataGGACATACAGGATTCTAGATGCTTAGCAGTTAacatgttctattgtgaataaaatgtgtgtttatgagatttgtaaatcattgcattctgtttttatttacattttacacagcatcccaacttttttggaattggggttgtgaTACTACTACTGttgctgctactactactactactgctactgatactactactaataatcataataaaataagaagaagaagaagaaagatttCATATCATTCCTTGTGGCAGCAGAGCTGACTCAGTCTGTTAGAGAAGGTGCTCCACTGCCTGTCCAGTAAATGGTGTAGGGTGATCAGGATTATCTTTGATGGATAACAGTTtgttgttcagtgacctcctctccaccacagcTTCAAACGTCCTAAtcagttcattcagtctgttgcTGCCACCAACTCAGATGCTGCTCCCCCATAGAAGAAGAAGGTTTTCTTAAGGACATTTTCAATCTCTATAAAGCTTGCAAGTTCTTGCAACCAACGTGTGGGTCTAttgtggagggctgcaccaataagcttataaagagataaaattgATACTAAACTGAACTCAGTACTGCACAGTAGACTCAgtagtcccagtttctcatgtggccccttgggaaaattaattgcacACTGCTGCCCTGAATGGATCTGAAATAATTTA
This portion of the Archocentrus centrarchus isolate MPI-CPG fArcCen1 chromosome 17, fArcCen1, whole genome shotgun sequence genome encodes:
- the adcyap1b gene encoding adenylate cyclase activating polypeptide 1b isoform X2, which gives rise to MASSSKATLILLIYGIFMHYSVFCTPIGLSYPKIRLENDAFDEDGNSLSDMGFDSDQIAIRSPPSLNDDAYTLYYPQEKSDDNSMEEESEPLSKRHSDGIFTDSYSRYRKQMAVQKYLAAVLGRRYRQRVRNKGRRLAYL
- the adcyap1b gene encoding adenylate cyclase activating polypeptide 1b isoform X1, whose amino-acid sequence is MASSSKATLILLIYGIFMHYSVFCTPIGLSYPKIRLENDAFDEDGNSLSDMGFDSDQIAIRSPPSLNDDAYTLYYPQEKRPERHAEEELDRALREILGQLTARHYLHSLMTIRAGDDNSMEEESEPLSKRHSDGIFTDSYSRYRKQMAVQKYLAAVLGRRYRQRVRNKGRRLAYL